Proteins co-encoded in one Aspergillus flavus chromosome 2, complete sequence genomic window:
- a CDS encoding putative transcription factor RfeD, which produces MQTMPPRASLTSSFSVTDANNEVVCPLKNNDGSNCRKRCLGEKRYRSMQEHIRRAHPNNYIPKLPATEESFILMVTTPPEQRAQISPPNQAQSRRRNADRDIYVADASSPATPRGIDEAHPAAATAAVALAQLHHNRLASDWDTDMETHSDNDIGRDRMRSSIELPSLRDHFKQESLPPFSPRPRELLPSILNHSPPGRSSTLPPIQRRDKLPRPRKSSISAARKPKHDRVKSKEYGRRPSLGDRKALSAEPQTAAWAQGKRWEDLIEAATSATEADDDRQSEVSSLSDTEERRLHPLSLREQLLTVPSQVGRSPTLAPLISNITSAPSAPGNRSSLPPAFQSAGGLPPPNSHRPFPPHSFGASPLHKSLTPPPYETARSRDNDLEPFPSIESSLDSASTASGKNFAFSGHLGPLAKPDSSPGLNLFPRQHHRFSNPTPASFRQKDVQVYCASCHRPWALSECYACTECICGVCRDCVGMYISSPTASFRNVTSSPGSAMSHGPTSYPPRGCPRCRTIGSKWKAFQLEFK; this is translated from the exons ATGCAGACCATGCCGCCTCGAGCGTCTTTGACTAGTTCTTTCTCTGTCACCGACGCCAATAATGAGGTCGTCTGTCCCTTGAAGAATAATGACGGCTCCAATTGTCGGAAAAGATGCCTCGGT GAGAAACGCTATCGCTCCATGCAGGAGCACATCCGTCGGGCGCATCCGAATAACTACATTCCGAAGCTCCCGGCCACCGAGGAGAGCTTTATCTTGATGGTTACCACCCCTCCGGAACAACGAGCTCAGATATCTCCGCCAAATCAGGCTCAATCCCGCCGTCGCAATG CCGACCGAGATATATACGTCGCGGACGCCAGCTCACCCGCAACCCCACGGGGCATTGATGAAGCTCATCCCGCTGCCGCAACTGCTGCTGTCGCATTAGCTCAATTGCACCATAACCGATTAGCCTCGGACTGGGATACGGATATG GAAACTCACTCTGATAACGATATTGGACGAGACCGCATGCGGTCGTCTATTGAGCTGCCTTCCCTTCGCGACCATTTCAAACAGGAATCATTGCCACCCTTTTCACCACGCCCACGAGAACTTCTACCATCCATTCTCAACCACTCGCCTCCTGGTCGCTCGTCAACCCTTCCCCCCATCCAGAGAAGGGATAAATTGCCCCGTCCTCGCAAGTCCTCAATATCAGCGGCGCGAAAACCTAAACATGACCGGGTCAAGTCAAAGGAATATGGCCGGCGCCCTAGCTTGGGCGATCGCAAAGCGCTATCCGCTGAACCGCAGACAGCAGCATGGGCCCAAGGCAAGCGCTGGGAGGATCTGATTGAGGCGGCTACGTCGGCCACGGAGGCAGATGATGACCGACAGTCAGAGGTGAGTTCGCTATCAGATACCGAGGAGCGACGGCTTCACCCGTTGTCTCTGCGCGAACAGCTTTTAACTGTTCCGTCCCAGGTCGGTCGGTCACCGACCCTCGCACCTCTGATTTCGAACATCACTTCTGCTCCTTCTGCCCCAGGGAATCGGTCATCACTCCCTCCTGCCTTCCAGTCAGCGGGCGGATTGCCCCCACCCAATTCCCATCGCCCATTTCCACCACATTCTTTTGGTGCTTCCCCTTTGCACAAGTCCTTGACACCTCCACCTTATGAAACAGCCCGCAGCCGCGACAATGACCTGGAGCCTTTCCCGTCTATTGAGTCTTCTTTGGACTCGGCATCGACTGCGTCAGGGAAGAATTTTGCATTCTCGGGTCATCTTGGGCCATTGGCGAAACCCGATTCCAGCCCTGGTTTAAATCTTTTCCCCCGCCAGCATCATCGCTTCTCCAACCCAACTCCAGCATCGTTTCGGCAAAAGGATGTCCAGGTCTACTGTGCTAGCTGCCATCGGCCCTGGGCGCTAAGCGAATGTTATGCTTGCACAGAATGCATTTGTGGGGTATGCCGTGACTGTGTAGGGATGTACATCAGCAGTCCCACTGCATCATTTAGGAATGTGACGTCAAGCCCGGGTAGCGCCATGTCACACGGTCCAACGAGCTATCCTCCCCGGGGTTGTCCGCGCTGTCGTACCATAGGAAGCAAGTGGAAGGCGTTCCAACTTGAATTTAAGTGA